Proteins encoded within one genomic window of Marasmius oreades isolate 03SP1 chromosome 6, whole genome shotgun sequence:
- a CDS encoding uncharacterized protein (MEROPS:MER0001013) yields MAPVQDTPSVKITYSANVTSVLPALMSAVRTSPSTEGPPHDGKVIGKDPVTYRYNQPVPIPSYLIAIASGNVVYRAFPRLEDKKWTSGVWAEPELIDAAYWEFSEDTTKLMAAEEQIAGPYRFGVYDLLVLPPSFPYGGMENPCLTFLTPTLLTGDRALVDVVVHEFTHSYFGNGVTHAYATHFWLNEGWTTYMERVLLQVLHSPAERGFSYLIGYKSLVDDLKRYEEQPKYQRLVIEFQKGEDPDDAYSIIPYDKGANLILHIERTLGGLDVFLPYIRDYVDTFMGKSITTEQWKAHLYSYYEKHGGADKVRALDGIDWDAWFFGGGVKLPVEMEYDTSLAKSAYSLAEKWEAAGATADVSKLEFKEGDLDGFNTNQRIVFLEHLQSLNPLPSSHLFHLGSLYKLSTTTNAEVRLRFYQLVLDDPRSDAAKAFAREAANWVIGEGTGMVVGRMKFCRDTFRAVYGVDKDLAVKAFLKEKNSFHPIARKMIEKDLKLV; encoded by the exons ATGGCCCCTGTTCAAG ATACACCCTCCGTGAAAATT ACATACTCAGCAAACGTGACATCCGTTTTACCTGCGTTGATGTCTGCCGTGCGAACTTCTCCATCTACAGAGGGTCCACCACACGACGGGAAAGTAATCGGAAAGGATCCTGTGACCTATCGCTACAATCAA CCTGTACCCATTCCTTCCTACTTGATCGCAATCGCCTCCGGAAATGTAGTTTACCGTGCTTTTCCTCGTTTAGAGGATAAGAAATGGACGTCTGGTGTCTGGGCGGAACCCGAGCTGATCGATGCGGCGTATTGGGAATTTAGCGAGGATACTACCaa GCTTATGGCAGCCGAAGAACAGATCGCAGGCCCGTATCGTTTTGGGGTATATGATCTTCTGGTGTTACCTCCTTCTTTCCCTTATGGTGGCATG GAAAACCCTTGTCTCACTTTCCTAACACCAA CTCTGTTAACCGGAGATCGGGCTCTGGTAGACGTCGTCGTCCACGAATTCACGCATTCATACTTCGGAAATGGGGTTAC GCACGCCTATGCAACTCATTTCTGGCTGAATGAAGGTTGGACGACTTACATGGAAAGAGTTCTATTACAAGTCCTACATTCTCCGGCCGAACGGGGTTTTTCATACTTGATCGGATACAAGAGCTTGGTTGACGATCTCAAACGATACGAGGAACAGCCGAAATATCAACGCCTCGTTATCGAGTTCCAGAAAGGCGAAGATCCCGATGACGCTTATA GTATCATTCCTTATGATAAAGGTGCTAATCTCATTTTGCACATCG AAAGGACTTTGGGAGGCTTGGACGTGTTCCTCCCATACATCCGTGACTACGTGGACACATTTATGGGAAAGAGTATCACGACGGAGCAATGGAAGGCTCATTTATACTCGTATTACGAGAAACATGGCGGGGCTGATAAAGTCAGAGCTCTTGATGGCATTGACTGGGAT GCATGGTTCTTTGGAGGAGGCGTCAAACTCCCCGTTGAGATGGAATACGACACATCTCTGGCAAAGTCTGCATATAGTTTGGCAGAGAAATGGGAAGCTGCAGGTGCTACAGCTGATGTATCGAAGCTAGAGTTTAAAGAGGGTGACCTCGATGGCTTCAACACCAATCAAAGGA TCGTCTTTCTGGAGCATTTACAGTCCCTCAACCCGTTACCTTCTTCCCACCTCTTTCACTTGGGATCCTTGTACAAACTGTCTACAACCACAAATGCCGAAGTGCGCTTACGGTTCTACCAGCTTGTTCTTGACGACCCTAGATCCGATGCTGCAAAGGCGTTCGCTAGGGAGGCGGCAAATTGGGTCATTGGGGAAGGGACCGGGATGGTTGTTGGCAGGATGAAGTTCTGCCGTGATACTTTCCGCGCAGTCTATGGTGTAGACAAGGATCTGGCCGTGAAGGCGTTCTTGAAAGAGAAGAACTCTTTTCACCCTAttgcgaggaagatgattgAAAAG
- a CDS encoding uncharacterized protein (MEROPS:MER0015672), which yields MSSHSKPVYRKKYIPLESNPDIFSRLIDSLGVSGLEFQDVYSLEDDLLETVSRPVLALVILFPAIGEEYEKELEEERAIGTVYEGSGEEEDVVWFRQTINLACGLYAILHSISNGQARNYIESGSPIEKLLETCIPLKPYERALALEASDELEEIHNLAGKEGDTTFSPGSDDVDYHYSCLVKSRQSGRLYELDGMKSGPVDTGLSLGESEDILSKPALELVKDFIRRQSSRYQSDGFNLMALVPSWSPPTPRLSISN from the exons ATGTCCTCACATTCAAAACCTGTTTACCGAAAGAAATACATTCCCCTGGAATCTAATCCTGACATATTTTCCAGGCTCATCGACTCTCTAGGCGTTTCTGGTCTAGAATTTCAAGATGTCTATTCTCTCGAGGATGATCTCCTGGAAACGGTTTCCCGGCCAGTTCTTGCACTTGTGATCCTCTTTCCAGCCATTGGAGAAGAATACGAGAAGGAGTTAGAAGAGGAACGAGCGATTGGGACGGTTTATGAAGGTAGcggggaagaagaggacgtcGTCTGGTTCCGGCAGACGATCAATCTTGCTTGTGGACTATACGCGATTCTTCATTCGATATCTAACGGACAGGCCAGAAACTACATCG AGTCTGGGTCTCCGATAGAAAAACTTTTGGAGACATGCATACCTCTGAAACCCTATGAACGCGCTCTGGCTCTAGAAGCATCCGACGAACTTGAAGAAATACATAATCTTGCCGGCAAGGAGGGGGACACGACCTTTTCTCCTGGCTCGGACGACGTCGACTACCACTACTCTTGTTTGGTTAAATCTCGTCAATCTGGCCGGCTGTACGAACTAGACGGTATGAAGTCAGGACCCGTAGACACGGGTTTATCCTTGGGTGAAAGCGAAGATATACTCTCCAAACCTGCGTTAGAGCTCGTAAAAGATTTCATTCGTCGACAAAGTTCAAGATACCAGAGCGATGGCTTCAATTTGATGGCACTCGTTCCGTCTTGGAGTCCGCCGACGCCGCGGTTGTCTATCTCGAATTGA